The Leptospira brenneri genomic sequence GTTTATTTAGCGGAAAGTAGCGAGATAAATGCAATGCAAGTAACTCCCTCAAATCTTTTTGAACCACATCAATAAGTTTTAGAAATATTGATGAGTCTTCTCCTACTTTGAGTTTGTAAATATACGCAATACGAATATAACCCCTGACGGATTATCTCTGTATTTCGTATATTTGCGGTCTACTCTTTTGCCATCTCTCCTAATGATTTCCCAATTCCGCATCCAACCATTCTATCAAATCTTTTAACATCTCACGATTGATGCTATGGCCTTCTTCGTACTCTTGGTAATGAGGATGAACTCCTATCGATTCTAAATATTCCTTTACTGATCTCGCATAATTTATAGGCAACACGCGGTCATTAGTACCATGAGAAATAAATATTTTTTTACCCAGAACTTTTTCTGAGACCTTTACTTGCGTTTTGTTTTCTTCTAACAATCGTCCGCTGAGTGCAATGATCCCTTTCACTTTATCAGGGTGGAGTAAACCAATCGAATAAGACATGATAGCACCTTGACTAAAGCCACCAATCCAAACATTGGATTCATCAAATTGATAATTTGTTTTTAGATATTCCAAAAACTGAAGTAAGAGTTTTCTACTTTCGGCTTCTTGTTCTAAATTAATCTTAGGTTGGCCTGTCGTAAATAATACTTCATACCATCCGTAACTCCCTGTTCCTAAAATCAAAGGACCTCTTACAGAAACAACAAGTAAGGATTCAGGAAGGTAATTGGATAAGGAAAACAAATCTTCTTCGTTACTACCCACCCCATGTAATAAAAGTAAAAGTGGTGGGTTTTCTATAGAAACTTTTGGTTTGCGGACTAAATACTCTAATGGCTTTTCCATTTTAATTTTATCTCTATTGTTTTGATTCCAATTTTACGGAAGTCATTGTTAAGGCACCCGCTACTGGTTTGTCGTTAAAAAATGAAACCGCATCTGTATCCAATTTCGTTCCTAAGGTATAAAGCAGCGGTAAATAATGTTCTGCAGTAGGAATGGCCCATTCAAATTCTTTGCCATGATTTCGAATTTGAATTAATGAATCGTTATCTTCTTTAGTAATCCAGTCCTTTACTTTTTGATTCACATCAAGTGCCCAATCAAATCCATATACTTCATTCAATCTTTCCCAAGCCACCATACGCAAATTATGCACAATATTTCCACTCGCGATGATCAGTATCCCTTTGTTTCGAAGTGGAGCCAGTTCCTTTGCTAACTGAAAATGTTTTTCTGGCGGCGTCTTGTAATCCATACTCAACTGAACGACAGGTACATCTGCTTTAGGATAAATATGTTTGATGACACTCCAAGCGCCATGATCCAAACCCCATTCATAATCTAGTTTTACATCCTGGGATTTCACAATTGATTGTACTAATTTGGCGAGGTCAGGACTGCCCGGAGCTGGATATTGTACATCAAACAATGCCTTCGGAAATCCACCAAAATCATGGATGGTTGGTGGATGATCCATCGCTGTGACAAAAGTCCCATCGGTTACCCAATGGGCAGAAATACATAGAATTGCCTTTGGTTTCGGAATGGTTTTACCAAGAGCACGCAAACCATCGACAAACTCATTTTCTTCAATGGCGTTCATTGGACTTCCATGTCCCAAAAAATAGGAAGGCATCGTTTCTGAAGTTTGAAAAAAATCGAGATTTTCATGGGTTGCTGATTGGTTCATATATTTCTTTGGAGATTTTTGAGTCTCCAGCACCTCTATTTAGATAGTTTAATATCAAACTATTTATTGTCAATCTATTCTTAAGTGCCTAAAAGGAAAATTATTCTTTTCCTACTATTGGATTTCTGACCAAATGTCCTAACATTTATTGAAAGGATCAGGTGTATGAAAGCGATTCGACGGAATTTAGGGTATGGTTTTTTAAGTTGGTTTCTTCCCTTTGTCATTTCGATTTTCTTTTTCTCGAAAGAGGGCACCCTACAAATTGATCTCTTTCTTTTTAAAACAATCATGGTTGTCGTAGGATCACTCAGCGGCTGTTTTCTACTTTATAAATATTTTTTACATATTGATTCTCAATTTTTTAAAGAAGGATTTATCGTTGGGTTATCTTGGATTTCTTTCAACTGGATCCTTGATATTTTAATTCTACTCCCTATGTCCAAAATGCCAATCGATCTATATTTTATCCAAATTGGATTTCGTTATTTCTCTTTATTATTTTTTGCAATTGCGATGGGAAGTATCCTTGAGCGAAAAATTAAATGAATAAAATCCAAATACTAAATTAAAACAGCTGAATGAAAATTTCAGAGGATAAACAAGAAACTCTTAATCGCATTGTAAACGATTTAAAATCAATAAACAATGTAACAGCCATTGTACTGGGAGGTTCCTATTCCACGGGAATGGCTAATGAAAATTCTGATTTAGATATTGGAATTTACTATCATGAATCTTCTCCATTTTCTATCGAAAGTATAAAATCTATAGCTGATAAATACAATTCTGGCGATGAAACAACAGTCACAAGCTTTTATCAATGGGGTGCTTGGGTAAACGGAGGAGCATGGATAGAAACAAAATCAGGGGAAGTCGATTTTGTTTATCGAAATATTGAACAAGTTAAGTCCACTATAGAAAAATCTAAAGAGGGGATTTATATAAATGATTTCGAACAACAACCGCCTTACGGATTTTCATCCACAATCTATCTCGCTGAAACATACTATTGCGTACCACTGTTCGATCCAGAAAATATAATTCAAAATCTAAAAAAAGAAGTTAAGCAGTATCCAGAAAAACTAAAACAAACCATTACACAACAGTCGTTGTGGTCTGCTGAATTTACGCTCTGGCAAGCAGACAAGTTTGCAAAGAAATTCGATTTTTATAATACAGTTGGATGTTTTTCAAGAGCCCTGAAAAACATAATAGAAGCCTTACTCGCAATAAATGAACTATATTCAATTGGAGACAAAAAATCCATGGAAGTTCTAAAAAGAGCACCAAAATTACCAGAAAAACTAGAAAGTCGAATTGAAGTTATCGTAAATCTAGATAAGCAAAATATAGTTTCAAAGACTAATGAACTCAGACAATTATTTGAAGAAACCGTATCATTTGCAAAGGATTCTTACCACCCTTATTTCAAACTCTAAATCATTTAAATTTATACATTTAACTTTTATTAAATTCTCTGAATTTTAAATCATTGATAAGGAGCATTACATGAGAAAATTAATTGTACTCGAATTTCTTACTCTTGATGGAGTGATACAAGCTGGCGGTGGGCCAACAGAAGATACGAGCGGCGGTTTTGTTTATGGTGGCTGGCAAGTTCCTTATTCTGATGATTTAATCGGCAAAGTTATGGAAAAGCAAATGAATATGTCGTTTGATTTGTTACTGGGTAGAAAAACTTTTGAGATCTGGGCACCATACTGGCCAGAACATTCGGAGATTTGGCCGAAAGTCATGTCAGTCACTAAGTATGTTGCTTCTAATACAATCACATCTCACTCATGGAAACCCTCTGTATTTCTTAATGGAAACATAGTAGAGAAAATCCAAAAACTTAAATTGGAAGATGGTCCAAATTTACATGTTTATGGAAGTGCCAACCTTGTACAAACTTTGATGCAAAATGATTTAATAGATGAGTTCTGGTTAAAGATTTATCCTATCACACTAGGTAGCGGCAAAAAATTATTTATGGAGGGAACCATCCCCGCTGCTTTCAAACTGATTGAAAGCCAAATTTCGCAAACGGGGATCATAATCGCAAATTACAAACGTGCCGGAGAAATTCAGACAGGAAGTTTCTAAAAAGTCTGAAGTAAAATACGAAACAAAATCACATGGATGAAGAAACAAATTTAGATTTAATTGATACTCAATTAAAAGCTTATAATAACAAAGACATTGATTTATTCTTAAAATGTTGGGATACAAATGCGAAAATATTTTTACATCCAGATATATTGTTAGCGGAAGGTATCGAACAAATTAAAGAAAGACACCTAGTTCGATTTCAAGAACCCGACCTTTTTGCTAATTTGATATCAAGGACTTCCTTTAATGGAAAAATTGTAGACCAAGAAGTTGTAACAAGAAATTTTCCCGAAGGAAAAGGAACAATAGATGTGTTAGCAATTTATGAAATCAAGGATGTTAGGATAATGAATGCCTGGTTTCTAATTGGTGAACCAAAGTTTTAGTCCGCTGAAAAATTCTAGGTTAGAATTTTTTAATAAATTATAAATCTATCAATAAATAATTTTAATTATTCTTCCTAAATTGAAATAAAAACTTGAAAGATTATCCCAATGCATTTGAATATTTCTGTTTTTGACTCAGTGGATCGTAAAATTTCTTTGCAAAACTCATTCGAACAAATTCAATCATCAGGAGATCCTCATGGCAGCACCAAAGAAAAAGAAAAGTAATAAAACAAAGCCAAAATCCAATCAGCCAAAGTTAGATTATCGAGCTAGCCCTTCCCACAGCATCACACCATTTCTCATGTTCAATGCAAACATCGAAGAAGTTGCAAAGTTCTATGTATCCATTTTCAAAAAATCCAAAATTATTACTGCAAGCCCAATGCAAGGACAGTTCATTTTGAATGGTCAGAAATTTTCTGCTTATAACGGAGGACCCGAATTCCAATTCACTTGGGGTGTTTCCTTTATGATCAGTGTAGATACTCAAAAAGAAGTCGATTATTACTGGAACGGTCTTTTGGCAAATGGTGGTAAAGAACTGATGTGTGGTTGGGTTCAGGATCAATTCGGAATGTTTTGGCAAGTGACACCAAAAATTCTCTTAGAGTTAATTTCACATAAAGATCCAGAAAAAGCAAAACGTGCAACAGATGCTATGTTAAAAATGAAAAAAATAGACATAGCAACGTTAAAAGAAGCAGTAAGTTAAAAAACCAAATATAACGAAAGTGCTTAGTTATTAAATTAAAATTCAACGGGGGTATAAAGAGACATTTCAAACCCCCGGATCTCAATAGTAAATTGATTTTGGGTATAAAATGGGCCACCAAATCCCAAACGCCAAGTTACAGGGCCTATAGGAAGTTCCCAAAAAAAGTAATAACTTTTAGCTAAATTTGTTTTAGAATTGATCCTTCCTTTGCCTAAACTTGATAACGCATAAATTTCAAGTGCATTCAACTGGCCATTGGTAGCAGCAGCATAGATCAAATAACTAAGGGGTTCAACGGAACCTGTAGAAAGATCTCCTTTTAAAAGTGAATAAGCCCCTAACAATTCTAAATTATTCCCGGCCGAAAGATTAGATAATAGATAAGCCCTATAAGGATCTCCGTCAATATTTCCAGATGTTAACAGCGAATATCTACCTAAATTATCGATTCGATCATCTAAGGTTCTGCCAGAATTGAAAGCGACAGAATTGGCAAATAATCCCAGACCATCATTAAAATCTGCTGTTCCTTGAACATTGACTCTTCCAATACCCATTCCTAATCCTATGCGAAATCGATCATTTCCTTCCTTTCCTAAATATAAAACAGGCAAAAGCATTGAATAAGTACCAAATGTTTGTGTTTTTAAATCTACATTTTCTCTACCATCATTAGATTCAGTCGCTGGGGTAAGTTGAATGACTTGTCTACTATTCCGAAACTTTGCATTTCTATTTAGTATAAATAAACCCCAATATTCGCCTAACTGCCATTCTTTTGACTTTAAATCATACAAAAAACTAGTATTCTCATCAACTGAATTTCTTTCTTCAGCCATTGATGCTTTACCATATGGACTTGTGATCGTTAAAGAAGAACTTAGAAATTGAACTCCAGGATTGATCGAAAAATACCTTGGACCTGTTGGATCGTTATACCAACTGAATATTTTTCTTTTATTTTGTTCTGGTTTTAAAGAAGTTTCTTTTTCAGATACAATAACTGATTCTCCTTGCTCTGTTTGCGAATACAAAGGAAAGAAAAACAAAAATATAGTTATATAAGAAAAAAATATTTTTAACGATACTGTAAACTTATGAGACCGAATTCTCAAACAGCAGCTACTTGTTTTTCAGGAACCAAGTTATATTTTAATTTGATTAAATCGATTTTTTCTTCCATCGCCTTCCATAAAGAATCTTTTTCTGGATGAAAGGTACAAAGCACACCTTGTCTTACCAAATCAATGATCTCATCAATTGAAAAATCCAAAAAGCGATAGAGTTTAAAGAATTCATAAGTAAGATTCACGTTAAAAATATCAGGATCATCTGTGTTGATACATAACATGAGACCTTGGTCATAATAATAACGCACAGGATGGTTTTGTTCTTTGCGAACATACTTTCCTGTAAAGACATTCGAAGTCACACAAATCTCAATTGGGATTCTGTTTTCTTTCATGTAACGAACAAGTTCTGGATCTTGAATTGCAGAAGTTCCGTGACCGATCCTTTCCGCCTTACAAAGATTTACCGCATCCCAAATGGCCCAAGGACCATCATCTTCTCCAGAGTGAGCTACACATCTTAAACCAGACTCTCGTGCTACTTTGAAAACTTCAGAATAATCCTTTGCAGGGCCCATAAGTTCAGCACCACCAAGTCCAATCCCAATCACTTCTTTATGTTTTAATCCCAAAACTCGTTTGAGATTGTTCATTGCATTCTCAGGGCCGAAGGAACGAGATACATCCACTAACAATCGGATAGTAATTCCATCTTTAACTTCAATTTGGCGAATTCGATTTACCATCACTTCCACCATTTCATCAAAATCCAATCCATTTTGAATGAACTTTGAAGGAGCAAAGAAGGCTTCACAATAAATGATATTATTCGATCGTAAATAATCCGCTAAACTATCGATAAAATATCCGAGATCCGAAGCTTCCTTAACAGCTCCTTGCACAAAGAAAAACACCTGAATGAAACCATTTAGATCTTTAAAATTGTATTTATCTTCAAATTCTTTATCTGTAACTTCGATTCCGTTCTTTTTGTACAAAAATTTGAGAGTTTCTTTATTCACACAGGCTTCTAAGTGTAAATGTACTTCTGTTTTTGGAATTTCTCGAATGAAATTAATGACATCTTGCTCATTGGGATGAGGGACCGATAAATCCCCAGCGAGTAAGGATTTCCTTTCTTTGAGAAGAGGGGTTTCGGTAGCCGGTTCTAATCCGTCTTTGGAAAGCAACCAAAGTGGCGGGTGTAGGATCGGCAACTCCATGAGAGAAACTCTCTCGTTTAACAGAGTATTGATTTGTTTATCAAAAGTAAGTTGGATGGTGGGCGAGTACGGTCTGTCAGCTGGCAGACGGCTCTTCAATCGATTGAGCTCTGCAATGTCGCGATCAATGACAGCGATACGATTTAAAATCTCAGAAAAAGGAACTTCCATGTTCCAGGAAAGGATGCAAAATTTCGTAAGGGTCTACAAGTAGATTTTTAAGGCTTTGGTGAAAATCCCTATTCAGCTTTCAAAAATCCCGTCGATAGGAAGTTTGGGAGCGGAAAAGACTGGAAATATTTTCCGAATTATGTCGTATAAATGAATATGCTCACATCTCGCAAAACTTTCCTACCATTTGCGCTTCCTTCCATTTCGGAAGATGCGATTGAAGAAGTAGCCCAAGTCCTCCGCTCAGGCTGGGTCACCTCAGGCCCAAAAGTCAAACAATTCGAGATGGAGTTTGGTGACTTTGTGGGAAGTAAAGAAACCATTGCTGTCAATTCAGCAACGGCAGGCTTACATTTAGCTTTAGAAGCAATTGGAATGACTGCAAATGATGCCGCCATCACCAGTTCCATTACCTTTACCGCGACCACGGAAGTGATTTGTTATTTTGGGGCCGAACCCATTCTTACAGATGTAGATCCCATTCACAATTTGATGACTCCGGAAACCTTGCGTCAAACCATCGAATCCAAATGCAAATGGAACGGGAAAGAACTAAGAAGTAAAAAAACAGGCAAACAAATCAAAGCCATCCTTCCGGTTCACTTAGCTGGTTATACTTGTGATATGGAAGGTCTGATGGCAATTGCGAAAGAATACAATTTATATGTAATTGAAGATGCCGCCCATGCATTCCCCGCAGTTCATAAAAACAAAATGATCGGAACTTGGGGTGATTTTACCGTATTTAGTTTCTACGCAACAAAAGGAATTACCACAGGAGAAGGGGGGATGGTCACCACTGCTCATAAAGAGGCCGCAGAACGAATTCGAAAAATGCGACTCCATGGAATTAACCGTGATGCGTTTAACCGACCTGGTTGGTACTATGAAGTCGTTGATGCAGGTTATAAATACAATATGACAGACATCGCTGCAGCTTTGGGTGTCGTTCAATTAAAAGAATCTCATGGATTTTGGGAACGCAGAACAGAAATTGCCAAACATTACAACCAAGAGTTTAGTCCTATCAAAGGAATCAAACTTCCCAAAGAAGATACAAACGGAATCCATAGTTGGCATCTCTATCGCATTGAAGTGGATCCAAAAATTGCAAAAGTCGGGCGTGATAGTTTAGTAGAAGAATTAAAGGAAAGAAACATAGGAACAAGCCTTCATTTCATCCCTATCTTCGAACATCCTTATTACAAAAAGACATTCCAATACAATAGAAAGGAATATCCAAATGCTTGTTCTATGTATGACAGGTCGGTTTCATTACCTCTATTTGCCGGTATGACAAAATCCGATGAAAAAGATGTAATTGATGCTGTTAAAGAAATTCTTGGTTAACTCTTAACTAATTCGATCTGGAAACGATTCGGTTTTGATAAAATTCCGAATCGTATAATTTTAACAACTCAACAAGTCCCAAAACAAATTCGGTATCCGTACCGTCTGCTTTTCTACGAATCCAAAAACCCACAAGTTCTTTCACCACCTGTGCATCAATGGTTTCATCTCCTTTTTTATAAACAAATCGAGAAGCTTCCTCGGGATCTTCGTTATCAGTAAAAGCAGGATATAAAAACAAAATAAATCGATCTAAATAATAAGGATCTAATCTATTTTCTTCCACTAACAATAAATAACGATCTGCTTCTTTCCTAAAGAATTTTGGATTAGAATCCAGTTTTTGATAAATAATAAAAAATTCACGCGCTGTGTTCCGAATAAAACTTTCATAAATTGGTAAAGTTAATTTATATAACGATGGATTTGTTTTGGCTGGTAAAAGATACTCTCGTAGTTTCAAGGGGAATTCTGGATTGTAATGGCCGAACTCAGACTGAGAGTTCAATTCTAAATAATATTTTGAGTGTGGACCAGATAAAAAAATCTCAATACCCAAATACTCGGAAAGTTTTCGAAAACTTAAAATGGTTTGAATTTTACAAAAGAATCTATGATAAGAAATTTTATTTTCGCAGTGCAATCCTATTTTTGGAAAATGGACCCAAGTAGAATCTACCAATTTTTTCAGTTTATTCTCTCGTTCGATCGTTTTGTTACCAATCCAAGAATGGGTTTGATAATCAAACGCCGAACAAGCAATTAAAAATAGAAACGAAACTCTACTTAATTTTATAAGTAATTTCTGCAGGTAAATTTTCCCATTCCGAATTAACATCCTTACGGAAGTATACCGGAGAAACCGAAGATTTAAAGTTTAAACTTTGGTATAAAATTAGATCTGACTCTTTTTTTTCAAAATACCGTTTGTCTGTATTAGTTCCAAGACCCAAGTCAGCAATAGGAATCCAGCCATAACTCAAAAGAAAAATGGATAAAGAGTCTTGAATGGATTTTGGTTTTCCCTTTTCAAAACGAATCATTCGGAAGGGTTGGGTCGGAACACCAATTTCTTTCATTTTATCTTTAAAATCGTTAATACTAATGCTTGTTTGTCTTCCCTGATAAATTGCATCCAAATAATCTCTAGGTAGAAGTTTTAATTCTTCATTAGCTTTTTCGTAGTAAGGAGTTACATCTCCCGGATAGACTGCATCCTTATCTAGATATTCATCGTTTACATAATATTTAATAAATTGATTTTTCGAGGAAAACTTATACTTAACAATTTGTTCTCCCGGTAAATCCTCAATGGATAATTTCTTTAAATGCACTCGATTCCTTTGGATGAAGGAAGGTTGGTAGGCTGTATCGGAAAATTTAACCGATCGAATCCTCTGTTGTTCGTTGGATGGGGGATGAAGGATGGCAATCTGTGCTTTAGATAAAGAAACTGAATCCAATTTAAATTTTAAAGAAACTTCTAAATTATATTCTTCTTCACCAGAAGCAATAAAACGTTCCGTTTCAATGAAGGGAATATTTTTGATTTCTTTATTTTCGCGATCGACTACCCACAGTTTGGAGCCACTCAGTAAAACTCCGCGCACGGAACGAAGATTTGTTTTGATGGATCCGGTAATTTTTCCTGTTTTTGTATCATAACGATAGATACTATTGTCAGCTGAATCTGAAATCCATAAGGAGTCCCTTCCATAACAGATATCCCGTGGACGAGTTCTATCAGTAAAAAAACCACCGATCAAAAGAGAGGAAGACTGGTCGTAAATTTGAACCTTACCTGAATCTAAATCCAGGATATAGTAGTAATTCCCGACACTGGCAATCCCAGCCACATTCGAAAGTGGAATTTGAATTTTGTCAGTGATACCACCAGAATTGGGATCCAATTTTAAAATTTGTTTTGGGGCCACAACAAGGAGTTTCCCTTCCCTAGAATCAAAACTGATTCCACGAAGATTCGCCAAACCTAAGTTAAATATTTCCTGCTCACCAATTTCATTGATTTTGATGATAGCACGGCGATTGGTATCAATGTACCAGAAATTGACTCCGTCCCAAGCAAGACCATAGGCTTTGTCAGTGAGTTTGTATTCTTTGCTCTCTTGCGCGCTCAAACCACATAATAAAAATAATAATAAAATTAAAAAACGAATCATAAATCCAACCTAATGTTATCTGATATCAGACGAAAAATATCCGTCAGTAAAGAGGAATCA encodes the following:
- a CDS encoding nucleotidyltransferase domain-containing protein; translated protein: MKISEDKQETLNRIVNDLKSINNVTAIVLGGSYSTGMANENSDLDIGIYYHESSPFSIESIKSIADKYNSGDETTVTSFYQWGAWVNGGAWIETKSGEVDFVYRNIEQVKSTIEKSKEGIYINDFEQQPPYGFSSTIYLAETYYCVPLFDPENIIQNLKKEVKQYPEKLKQTITQQSLWSAEFTLWQADKFAKKFDFYNTVGCFSRALKNIIEALLAINELYSIGDKKSMEVLKRAPKLPEKLESRIEVIVNLDKQNIVSKTNELRQLFEETVSFAKDSYHPYFKL
- a CDS encoding alpha/beta hydrolase, encoding MEKPLEYLVRKPKVSIENPPLLLLLHGVGSNEEDLFSLSNYLPESLLVVSVRGPLILGTGSYGWYEVLFTTGQPKINLEQEAESRKLLLQFLEYLKTNYQFDESNVWIGGFSQGAIMSYSIGLLHPDKVKGIIALSGRLLEENKTQVKVSEKVLGKKIFISHGTNDRVLPINYARSVKEYLESIGVHPHYQEYEEGHSINREMLKDLIEWLDAELGNH
- a CDS encoding DegT/DnrJ/EryC1/StrS family aminotransferase, which codes for MLTSRKTFLPFALPSISEDAIEEVAQVLRSGWVTSGPKVKQFEMEFGDFVGSKETIAVNSATAGLHLALEAIGMTANDAAITSSITFTATTEVICYFGAEPILTDVDPIHNLMTPETLRQTIESKCKWNGKELRSKKTGKQIKAILPVHLAGYTCDMEGLMAIAKEYNLYVIEDAAHAFPAVHKNKMIGTWGDFTVFSFYATKGITTGEGGMVTTAHKEAAERIRKMRLHGINRDAFNRPGWYYEVVDAGYKYNMTDIAAALGVVQLKESHGFWERRTEIAKHYNQEFSPIKGIKLPKEDTNGIHSWHLYRIEVDPKIAKVGRDSLVEELKERNIGTSLHFIPIFEHPYYKKTFQYNRKEYPNACSMYDRSVSLPLFAGMTKSDEKDVIDAVKEILG
- the add gene encoding adenosine deaminase, whose protein sequence is MEVPFSEILNRIAVIDRDIAELNRLKSRLPADRPYSPTIQLTFDKQINTLLNERVSLMELPILHPPLWLLSKDGLEPATETPLLKERKSLLAGDLSVPHPNEQDVINFIREIPKTEVHLHLEACVNKETLKFLYKKNGIEVTDKEFEDKYNFKDLNGFIQVFFFVQGAVKEASDLGYFIDSLADYLRSNNIIYCEAFFAPSKFIQNGLDFDEMVEVMVNRIRQIEVKDGITIRLLVDVSRSFGPENAMNNLKRVLGLKHKEVIGIGLGGAELMGPAKDYSEVFKVARESGLRCVAHSGEDDGPWAIWDAVNLCKAERIGHGTSAIQDPELVRYMKENRIPIEICVTSNVFTGKYVRKEQNHPVRYYYDQGLMLCINTDDPDIFNVNLTYEFFKLYRFLDFSIDEIIDLVRQGVLCTFHPEKDSLWKAMEEKIDLIKLKYNLVPEKQVAAV
- a CDS encoding steroid delta-isomerase; this translates as MDEETNLDLIDTQLKAYNNKDIDLFLKCWDTNAKIFLHPDILLAEGIEQIKERHLVRFQEPDLFANLISRTSFNGKIVDQEVVTRNFPEGKGTIDVLAIYEIKDVRIMNAWFLIGEPKF
- the ygiD gene encoding 4,5-DOPA dioxygenase extradiol, coding for MNQSATHENLDFFQTSETMPSYFLGHGSPMNAIEENEFVDGLRALGKTIPKPKAILCISAHWVTDGTFVTAMDHPPTIHDFGGFPKALFDVQYPAPGSPDLAKLVQSIVKSQDVKLDYEWGLDHGAWSVIKHIYPKADVPVVQLSMDYKTPPEKHFQLAKELAPLRNKGILIIASGNIVHNLRMVAWERLNEVYGFDWALDVNQKVKDWITKEDNDSLIQIRNHGKEFEWAIPTAEHYLPLLYTLGTKLDTDAVSFFNDKPVAGALTMTSVKLESKQ
- a CDS encoding dihydrofolate reductase family protein, giving the protein MRKLIVLEFLTLDGVIQAGGGPTEDTSGGFVYGGWQVPYSDDLIGKVMEKQMNMSFDLLLGRKTFEIWAPYWPEHSEIWPKVMSVTKYVASNTITSHSWKPSVFLNGNIVEKIQKLKLEDGPNLHVYGSANLVQTLMQNDLIDEFWLKIYPITLGSGKKLFMEGTIPAAFKLIESQISQTGIIIANYKRAGEIQTGSF
- a CDS encoding VOC family protein, yielding MAAPKKKKSNKTKPKSNQPKLDYRASPSHSITPFLMFNANIEEVAKFYVSIFKKSKIITASPMQGQFILNGQKFSAYNGGPEFQFTWGVSFMISVDTQKEVDYYWNGLLANGGKELMCGWVQDQFGMFWQVTPKILLELISHKDPEKAKRATDAMLKMKKIDIATLKEAVS